In one Solanum lycopersicum chromosome 11, SLM_r2.1 genomic region, the following are encoded:
- the LOC101248637 gene encoding uncharacterized protein isoform X1, with protein sequence MSTPNKPSRVFSFFNITAGIGGGGGGGGSVSGRRSNATDLQQPQLKLEPDREVYRPGDPITITIEIKNPTTSSSLLIEKLGFEMKGIEKLDTQWFSTTKPSPDFKKRRGEYVFMDNLAPALISNQIVSAGSSRKFMVRTILPSTMPPSYRGATIRYLYYVRSILSGKYLIMENGHFSEESIQDLAELETRIPLQLWVTQKSNGLQSEEGRSSGIVPASTLLLDVYWKEMDADTDWAKINETFDGVEEGYESSRDEVSSVSSYNPMKDNIHRTFGSSLSLRSSLARTSSKDLSYLEGRSSISSQLALPQIAVADVLYDSSGADALSPSQQLKSTKAFSKYDDSMVPSVSGMSESGASEGFIRGRSYNIRLDDQVLLRFSPKNSESTYYFSDMIGGTLTFFHEEGSRRCLELSITLEMTETISRRYVHPSRRHAPSITKVHSDHHEVVADLIQTSFLFSIPMDGPMSFSTHYVSVQWALRFEFFTTPKNADLSRYEHPLLVEGREKCEWVLPITVHAPPGGAPAAQTRNDRSFSLEPLWVHT encoded by the exons ATGTCAACCCCGAATAAACCTTCCCGTGTTTTCTCCTTCTTTAACATCACTGCCGGCATCGGCGGCGGTGGTGGCGGCGGAGGCAGTGTCAGTGGAAGAAGATCCAATGCGACGGATCTACAACAACCCCAGCTGAAGCTGGAACCGGATAGAGAAGTGTATAGACCGGGTGATCCGATAACCATTACTATTGAAATCAAGAACCCAACgacttcttcttctttgctTATTGAAAAACTTGGTTTTGAAATGAAAGGAATCGAGAAATTGGATACTCAGTGGTTCTCTACTACTAAACCTTCTCCTGATTTTAAGAAACGCAGAG GAGAGTATGTTTTTATGGATAATTTGGCTCCTGCATTAATATCAAATCAGATTGTCTCCGCCGGTAGCTCCAGAAAAT tTATGGTGCGAACAATTCTACCAAGCACCATGCCACCATCATACAGGGGTGCAACCATTCGTTACCTTTACTATGTTAGAAGTATTTTATCTGGAAAATACTTGATAATGGAAAATGGTCACTTCAGCGAAGAATCTATACAAGATCTTGCGGAGCTG GAAACAAGAATTCCACTGCAATTATGGGTAACTCAGAAGAGTAATGGCCTTCAAAGTGAAGAAGGGCGCAGTAGTG GGATTGTTCCTGCTTCAACTCTGCTTTTGGATGTTTACTGGAAAGAGATGGATGCAGATACTGACTGG gctaaaataaatgaaactttTGATGGTGTGGAGGAAGGATATGAAAGTTCAAGGGATGAAGTTTCATCAGTTTCCTCCTATAATCCCATGAAAGATAATATACACCGGACATTCGGAAGCTCATTATCCTTGCGGTCTTCCTTGGCAAGGACTTCAAGCAAAGATCTTTCATATCTTGAAGGACGGTCAAGCATATCTTCACAACTGGCACTTCCACAGATAGCTGTGGCTGATGTCTTGTATGATTCTAGTGGGG CAGATGCTTTGTCCCCAAGTCAACAGCTGAAAAGTACCAAGGCCTTCTCCAAATATGATGATTCGATGGTACCTTCTGTCTCAGGCATGAGTGAATCTGGAGCAT CAGAAGGGTTTATTCGAGGGAGATCTTACAACATTAGACTGGATGACCAAGTGCTTCTAAGATTTTCTCCAAAAAATTCTGAGTCGACATATTACTTCAGTGATATG ATAGGTGGAACCCTGACTTTTTTTCATGAAGAGGGTTCTAGAAGATGCCTTGAG CTTTCAATTACACTGGAGATGACCGAAACTATCAGCCGACGCTATGTACATCCTTCACGGAGACATGCTCCTTCTATTACGAAG GTTCATAGTGATCATCATGAGGTGGTTGCTGATTTAATTCAGACAAGCTTCCTTTTTTCCATTCCGATGGATGGTCCTATGTCTTTTTCCACTCACTATGTCTCCGTACAATGGGCTCTTCGATTTGAATTCTTTACCACTCCCAAGAATGCTGACTTGTCAAG ATATGAACATCCTCTTTTGGTAGAGGGTAGAGAGAAATGTGAGTGGGTACTTCCAATAACTGTGCATGCACCTCCAGGAGGAGCTCCTGCAGCTCAGACAAGAAATGACAGGTCATTCTCTTTGGAACCCCTATGGGTCCATACATAA
- the LOC101248637 gene encoding uncharacterized protein isoform X3, with product MSTPNKPSRVFSFFNITAGIGGGGGGGGSVSGRRSNATDLQQPQLKLEPDREVYRPGDPITITIEIKNPTTSSSLLIEKLGFEMKGIEKLDTQWFSTTKPSPDFKKRRGEYVFMDNLAPALISNQIVSAGSSRKFMVRTILPSTMPPSYRGATIRYLYYVRSILSGKYLIMENGHFSEESIQDLAELETRIPLQLWVTQKSNGLQSEEGRSSGIVPASTLLLDVYWKEMDADTDWAKINETFDGVEEGYESSRDEVSSVSSYNPMKDNIHRTFGSSLSLRSSLARTSSKDLSYLEGRSSISSQLALPQIAVADVLYDSSGADALSPSQQLKSTKAFSKYDDSMVPSVSEGFIRGRSYNIRLDDQVLLRFSPKNSESTYYFSDMIGGTLTFFHEEGSRRCLELSITLEMTETISRRYVHPSRRHAPSITKVHSDHHEVVADLIQTSFLFSIPMDGPMSFSTHYVSVQWALRFEFFTTPKNADLSRYEHPLLVEGREKCEWVLPITVHAPPGGAPAAQTRNDRSFSLEPLWVHT from the exons ATGTCAACCCCGAATAAACCTTCCCGTGTTTTCTCCTTCTTTAACATCACTGCCGGCATCGGCGGCGGTGGTGGCGGCGGAGGCAGTGTCAGTGGAAGAAGATCCAATGCGACGGATCTACAACAACCCCAGCTGAAGCTGGAACCGGATAGAGAAGTGTATAGACCGGGTGATCCGATAACCATTACTATTGAAATCAAGAACCCAACgacttcttcttctttgctTATTGAAAAACTTGGTTTTGAAATGAAAGGAATCGAGAAATTGGATACTCAGTGGTTCTCTACTACTAAACCTTCTCCTGATTTTAAGAAACGCAGAG GAGAGTATGTTTTTATGGATAATTTGGCTCCTGCATTAATATCAAATCAGATTGTCTCCGCCGGTAGCTCCAGAAAAT tTATGGTGCGAACAATTCTACCAAGCACCATGCCACCATCATACAGGGGTGCAACCATTCGTTACCTTTACTATGTTAGAAGTATTTTATCTGGAAAATACTTGATAATGGAAAATGGTCACTTCAGCGAAGAATCTATACAAGATCTTGCGGAGCTG GAAACAAGAATTCCACTGCAATTATGGGTAACTCAGAAGAGTAATGGCCTTCAAAGTGAAGAAGGGCGCAGTAGTG GGATTGTTCCTGCTTCAACTCTGCTTTTGGATGTTTACTGGAAAGAGATGGATGCAGATACTGACTGG gctaaaataaatgaaactttTGATGGTGTGGAGGAAGGATATGAAAGTTCAAGGGATGAAGTTTCATCAGTTTCCTCCTATAATCCCATGAAAGATAATATACACCGGACATTCGGAAGCTCATTATCCTTGCGGTCTTCCTTGGCAAGGACTTCAAGCAAAGATCTTTCATATCTTGAAGGACGGTCAAGCATATCTTCACAACTGGCACTTCCACAGATAGCTGTGGCTGATGTCTTGTATGATTCTAGTGGGG CAGATGCTTTGTCCCCAAGTCAACAGCTGAAAAGTACCAAGGCCTTCTCCAAATATGATGATTCGATGGTACCTTCTGTCTCAG AAGGGTTTATTCGAGGGAGATCTTACAACATTAGACTGGATGACCAAGTGCTTCTAAGATTTTCTCCAAAAAATTCTGAGTCGACATATTACTTCAGTGATATG ATAGGTGGAACCCTGACTTTTTTTCATGAAGAGGGTTCTAGAAGATGCCTTGAG CTTTCAATTACACTGGAGATGACCGAAACTATCAGCCGACGCTATGTACATCCTTCACGGAGACATGCTCCTTCTATTACGAAG GTTCATAGTGATCATCATGAGGTGGTTGCTGATTTAATTCAGACAAGCTTCCTTTTTTCCATTCCGATGGATGGTCCTATGTCTTTTTCCACTCACTATGTCTCCGTACAATGGGCTCTTCGATTTGAATTCTTTACCACTCCCAAGAATGCTGACTTGTCAAG ATATGAACATCCTCTTTTGGTAGAGGGTAGAGAGAAATGTGAGTGGGTACTTCCAATAACTGTGCATGCACCTCCAGGAGGAGCTCCTGCAGCTCAGACAAGAAATGACAGGTCATTCTCTTTGGAACCCCTATGGGTCCATACATAA
- the LOC101248637 gene encoding uncharacterized protein isoform X2 yields MSTPNKPSRVFSFFNITAGIGGGGGGGGSVSGRRSNATDLQQPQLKLEPDREVYRPGDPITITIEIKNPTTSSSLLIEKLGFEMKGIEKLDTQWFSTTKPSPDFKKRRGEYVFMDNLAPALISNQIVSAGSSRKFMVRTILPSTMPPSYRGATIRYLYYVRSILSGKYLIMENGHFSEESIQDLAELETRIPLQLWVTQKSNGLQSEEGRSSGIVPASTLLLDVYWKEMDADTDWAKINETFDGVEEGYESSRDEVSSVSSYNPMKDNIHRTFGSSLSLRSSLARTSSKDLSYLEGRSSISSQLALPQIAVADVLYDSSGDALSPSQQLKSTKAFSKYDDSMVPSVSGMSESGASEGFIRGRSYNIRLDDQVLLRFSPKNSESTYYFSDMIGGTLTFFHEEGSRRCLELSITLEMTETISRRYVHPSRRHAPSITKVHSDHHEVVADLIQTSFLFSIPMDGPMSFSTHYVSVQWALRFEFFTTPKNADLSRYEHPLLVEGREKCEWVLPITVHAPPGGAPAAQTRNDRSFSLEPLWVHT; encoded by the exons ATGTCAACCCCGAATAAACCTTCCCGTGTTTTCTCCTTCTTTAACATCACTGCCGGCATCGGCGGCGGTGGTGGCGGCGGAGGCAGTGTCAGTGGAAGAAGATCCAATGCGACGGATCTACAACAACCCCAGCTGAAGCTGGAACCGGATAGAGAAGTGTATAGACCGGGTGATCCGATAACCATTACTATTGAAATCAAGAACCCAACgacttcttcttctttgctTATTGAAAAACTTGGTTTTGAAATGAAAGGAATCGAGAAATTGGATACTCAGTGGTTCTCTACTACTAAACCTTCTCCTGATTTTAAGAAACGCAGAG GAGAGTATGTTTTTATGGATAATTTGGCTCCTGCATTAATATCAAATCAGATTGTCTCCGCCGGTAGCTCCAGAAAAT tTATGGTGCGAACAATTCTACCAAGCACCATGCCACCATCATACAGGGGTGCAACCATTCGTTACCTTTACTATGTTAGAAGTATTTTATCTGGAAAATACTTGATAATGGAAAATGGTCACTTCAGCGAAGAATCTATACAAGATCTTGCGGAGCTG GAAACAAGAATTCCACTGCAATTATGGGTAACTCAGAAGAGTAATGGCCTTCAAAGTGAAGAAGGGCGCAGTAGTG GGATTGTTCCTGCTTCAACTCTGCTTTTGGATGTTTACTGGAAAGAGATGGATGCAGATACTGACTGG gctaaaataaatgaaactttTGATGGTGTGGAGGAAGGATATGAAAGTTCAAGGGATGAAGTTTCATCAGTTTCCTCCTATAATCCCATGAAAGATAATATACACCGGACATTCGGAAGCTCATTATCCTTGCGGTCTTCCTTGGCAAGGACTTCAAGCAAAGATCTTTCATATCTTGAAGGACGGTCAAGCATATCTTCACAACTGGCACTTCCACAGATAGCTGTGGCTGATGTCTTGTATGATTCTAGTGGGG ATGCTTTGTCCCCAAGTCAACAGCTGAAAAGTACCAAGGCCTTCTCCAAATATGATGATTCGATGGTACCTTCTGTCTCAGGCATGAGTGAATCTGGAGCAT CAGAAGGGTTTATTCGAGGGAGATCTTACAACATTAGACTGGATGACCAAGTGCTTCTAAGATTTTCTCCAAAAAATTCTGAGTCGACATATTACTTCAGTGATATG ATAGGTGGAACCCTGACTTTTTTTCATGAAGAGGGTTCTAGAAGATGCCTTGAG CTTTCAATTACACTGGAGATGACCGAAACTATCAGCCGACGCTATGTACATCCTTCACGGAGACATGCTCCTTCTATTACGAAG GTTCATAGTGATCATCATGAGGTGGTTGCTGATTTAATTCAGACAAGCTTCCTTTTTTCCATTCCGATGGATGGTCCTATGTCTTTTTCCACTCACTATGTCTCCGTACAATGGGCTCTTCGATTTGAATTCTTTACCACTCCCAAGAATGCTGACTTGTCAAG ATATGAACATCCTCTTTTGGTAGAGGGTAGAGAGAAATGTGAGTGGGTACTTCCAATAACTGTGCATGCACCTCCAGGAGGAGCTCCTGCAGCTCAGACAAGAAATGACAGGTCATTCTCTTTGGAACCCCTATGGGTCCATACATAA
- the LOC101248637 gene encoding uncharacterized protein isoform X4 produces MSTPNKPSRVFSFFNITAGIGGGGGGGGSVSGRRSNATDLQQPQLKLEPDREVYRPGDPITITIEIKNPTTSSSLLIEKLGFEMKGIEKLDTQWFSTTKPSPDFKKRRGEYVFMDNLAPALISNQIVSAGSSRKFMVRTILPSTMPPSYRGATIRYLYYVRSILSGKYLIMENGHFSEESIQDLAELETRIPLQLWVTQKSNGLQSEEGRSSGIVPASTLLLDVYWKEMDADTDWAKINETFDGVEEGYESSRDEVSSVSSYNPMKDNIHRTFGSSLSLRSSLARTSSKDLSYLEGRSSISSQLALPQIAVADVLYDSSGDALSPSQQLKSTKAFSKYDDSMVPSVSEGFIRGRSYNIRLDDQVLLRFSPKNSESTYYFSDMIGGTLTFFHEEGSRRCLELSITLEMTETISRRYVHPSRRHAPSITKVHSDHHEVVADLIQTSFLFSIPMDGPMSFSTHYVSVQWALRFEFFTTPKNADLSRYEHPLLVEGREKCEWVLPITVHAPPGGAPAAQTRNDRSFSLEPLWVHT; encoded by the exons ATGTCAACCCCGAATAAACCTTCCCGTGTTTTCTCCTTCTTTAACATCACTGCCGGCATCGGCGGCGGTGGTGGCGGCGGAGGCAGTGTCAGTGGAAGAAGATCCAATGCGACGGATCTACAACAACCCCAGCTGAAGCTGGAACCGGATAGAGAAGTGTATAGACCGGGTGATCCGATAACCATTACTATTGAAATCAAGAACCCAACgacttcttcttctttgctTATTGAAAAACTTGGTTTTGAAATGAAAGGAATCGAGAAATTGGATACTCAGTGGTTCTCTACTACTAAACCTTCTCCTGATTTTAAGAAACGCAGAG GAGAGTATGTTTTTATGGATAATTTGGCTCCTGCATTAATATCAAATCAGATTGTCTCCGCCGGTAGCTCCAGAAAAT tTATGGTGCGAACAATTCTACCAAGCACCATGCCACCATCATACAGGGGTGCAACCATTCGTTACCTTTACTATGTTAGAAGTATTTTATCTGGAAAATACTTGATAATGGAAAATGGTCACTTCAGCGAAGAATCTATACAAGATCTTGCGGAGCTG GAAACAAGAATTCCACTGCAATTATGGGTAACTCAGAAGAGTAATGGCCTTCAAAGTGAAGAAGGGCGCAGTAGTG GGATTGTTCCTGCTTCAACTCTGCTTTTGGATGTTTACTGGAAAGAGATGGATGCAGATACTGACTGG gctaaaataaatgaaactttTGATGGTGTGGAGGAAGGATATGAAAGTTCAAGGGATGAAGTTTCATCAGTTTCCTCCTATAATCCCATGAAAGATAATATACACCGGACATTCGGAAGCTCATTATCCTTGCGGTCTTCCTTGGCAAGGACTTCAAGCAAAGATCTTTCATATCTTGAAGGACGGTCAAGCATATCTTCACAACTGGCACTTCCACAGATAGCTGTGGCTGATGTCTTGTATGATTCTAGTGGGG ATGCTTTGTCCCCAAGTCAACAGCTGAAAAGTACCAAGGCCTTCTCCAAATATGATGATTCGATGGTACCTTCTGTCTCAG AAGGGTTTATTCGAGGGAGATCTTACAACATTAGACTGGATGACCAAGTGCTTCTAAGATTTTCTCCAAAAAATTCTGAGTCGACATATTACTTCAGTGATATG ATAGGTGGAACCCTGACTTTTTTTCATGAAGAGGGTTCTAGAAGATGCCTTGAG CTTTCAATTACACTGGAGATGACCGAAACTATCAGCCGACGCTATGTACATCCTTCACGGAGACATGCTCCTTCTATTACGAAG GTTCATAGTGATCATCATGAGGTGGTTGCTGATTTAATTCAGACAAGCTTCCTTTTTTCCATTCCGATGGATGGTCCTATGTCTTTTTCCACTCACTATGTCTCCGTACAATGGGCTCTTCGATTTGAATTCTTTACCACTCCCAAGAATGCTGACTTGTCAAG ATATGAACATCCTCTTTTGGTAGAGGGTAGAGAGAAATGTGAGTGGGTACTTCCAATAACTGTGCATGCACCTCCAGGAGGAGCTCCTGCAGCTCAGACAAGAAATGACAGGTCATTCTCTTTGGAACCCCTATGGGTCCATACATAA